The following proteins are co-located in the bacterium genome:
- a CDS encoding IclR family transcriptional regulator, which produces MSDRDRLQSLEKGLMILELLSKKGSPAKLELLAQMSGIKKTSCFRVLKTLTHAGFLVRDPDAKSYWLGPKTILVGLAGLGSQGVREVALPFMRDLREKTGATVNLGMLMGTDVVFVERLQSAHIMESSLRVGSRLPAHCSSMGKAILAFQPNEEVEGILGQLNFERRTAKTITDKESFQIELQTVRERGFALNNEELEDGLFAVAGPLRDHTGKAVAAMNVSFPLVRHSKEKALKVFCPILLKACQEVSSLLGFRESRSQSLNS; this is translated from the coding sequence TTGAGCGATAGGGATCGCCTCCAATCCTTAGAAAAGGGTCTCATGATACTGGAGTTGCTATCCAAAAAAGGCTCTCCAGCGAAGTTGGAGCTCTTGGCGCAGATGTCCGGGATCAAGAAAACCTCTTGTTTTAGGGTGCTCAAGACCCTGACCCATGCAGGTTTCCTGGTGAGAGACCCGGATGCCAAGAGTTATTGGTTGGGGCCCAAAACGATTCTCGTTGGCCTTGCAGGACTGGGCAGCCAGGGGGTCAGGGAGGTTGCCTTGCCCTTCATGAGGGACCTGAGGGAGAAGACAGGGGCCACAGTAAACCTAGGAATGCTTATGGGCACTGATGTTGTATTCGTAGAAAGGCTGCAGTCAGCCCATATAATGGAGTCGAGTCTCAGGGTTGGCTCGCGTCTTCCGGCCCACTGCTCCTCCATGGGCAAGGCCATCTTGGCGTTCCAACCCAATGAAGAGGTGGAAGGAATCCTTGGACAGCTCAATTTCGAGAGGAGAACCGCCAAAACGATAACCGATAAGGAGTCTTTTCAGATCGAACTGCAAACAGTCAGAGAAAGAGGCTTTGCCCTCAACAATGAGGAGCTTGAAGATGGGCTATTTGCAGTGGCCGGACCTTTGCGCGACCACACGGGGAAGGCCGTTGCAGCCATGAACGTCTCTTTTCCTCTGGTGCGACATTCGAAGGAAAAGGCTTTAAAGGTCTTTTGTCCCATTCTCTTGAAGGCTTGCCAGGAGGTGTCATCCCTCCTCGGCTTTAGGGAGTCCCGGAGCCAGTCTCTCAACTCCTAA
- a CDS encoding TAXI family TRAP transporter solute-binding subunit, with protein sequence MNCLKGFPRVSLAIMLGIMIWCRVPEGIAASKKQLAMGATQSSSSHYAYFVAVAKIINANVPEVNISVVETGASVDNINRIKKGDLDLGMTTIHLQYQAYHGMGPWDGKAIKDQYVLWVYQPAPQNFVVREDSGIKTVYDLTGKNFNPGMRGSATEKTVEAILDALEVKPNFYRGGTDDTVAAIKDNRIVGYVKSGAGVKSLDASTLDIATFTPIRLIGFTDQDIAKVQAKYPYLSPISIPAGIYKDSPAYKTFAMLIGVVAKKDLPENLVYKMVKAVHEHFPDQVAAYPSIKETDLPRLTLETCTVPLHPGAIRYYKEAGLNVPDNLIPK encoded by the coding sequence ATGAACTGTCTAAAGGGTTTTCCAAGAGTTTCACTGGCCATTATGTTGGGGATCATGATTTGGTGCCGAGTTCCAGAGGGTATTGCCGCTTCAAAGAAACAGCTTGCCATGGGAGCCACCCAATCTTCTTCTAGCCATTACGCCTACTTTGTAGCGGTGGCCAAAATAATTAATGCAAATGTCCCGGAGGTGAATATATCCGTGGTAGAGACCGGTGCATCGGTAGACAATATAAACCGGATAAAGAAAGGTGACCTGGATCTTGGCATGACAACGATTCATCTTCAGTATCAGGCCTACCACGGGATGGGTCCGTGGGATGGAAAAGCCATCAAGGATCAGTACGTTCTTTGGGTCTATCAGCCAGCACCCCAGAATTTTGTGGTCCGCGAGGACAGCGGTATAAAAACGGTTTACGACTTAACGGGCAAAAACTTTAATCCCGGCATGAGAGGATCTGCAACTGAAAAAACAGTGGAAGCGATACTTGATGCTCTGGAGGTGAAACCGAACTTTTACAGAGGTGGGACCGATGACACCGTAGCAGCAATAAAGGACAACCGAATCGTTGGCTACGTCAAATCAGGTGCCGGAGTAAAGTCACTGGATGCATCTACCTTGGACATAGCGACCTTCACCCCCATTCGGTTAATAGGTTTCACGGACCAGGACATTGCCAAAGTGCAGGCCAAATATCCTTACCTTAGTCCTATCTCAATCCCTGCAGGCATTTACAAGGACTCCCCGGCTTACAAGACCTTCGCCATGCTTATCGGGGTGGTGGCGAAGAAGGATTTGCCCGAAAATCTAGTTTACAAGATGGTTAAGGCCGTGCACGAACATTTTCCCGACCAAGTGGCTGCCTATCCCTCTATCAAGGAAACAGACTTGCCGCGACTCACTCTTGAAACCTGCACAGTTCCTCTTCATCCAGGAGCCATCAGGTATTACAAAGAAGCCGGTTTGAATGTCCCCGACAACCTCATCCCTAAATGA